A genomic region of Fundulus heteroclitus isolate FHET01 chromosome 24, MU-UCD_Fhet_4.1, whole genome shotgun sequence contains the following coding sequences:
- the zc3h13 gene encoding zinc finger CCCH domain-containing protein 13 isoform X2, which produces MSKIRRKVTVENSKTISDSGSSSSTTTSTTANPAAPSRRPSVFERLGPSTGSNAADSHCRNWLKTGTCSYGNTCRYTHGTQPRSKGFTFSRTAERPTGDLRERMKNKRQDVDPENLKRDLDEPTSPTVRQRDSSRGRHREKEDIKITKERTPASEEEPAEWEANREDSDIGDYDYELSLEMKRQKIQRELLKLEQENLDKRDDIVIKKDETPNKTRGAVLPKVSGELLSSKDSPTARKTAASPKHKSGAKGAGSGKKEKKSSVALAVSETTRATKAGHSKKKGPRTPSPPPPVPLDLPVVGKKHKGKHKNKEKTEEKLKEGKDRGRDTEKHKEKKEKRRDRSDSSHKAKRSLASEDHSGSASSPSRDASPPVRKKSASPKVSSHKASSLAFPSQRSPSPLRHQRSPSPPRHHSPSSHSGSSAHRHSPSPRRRRSSSSNYRRSSAAQAAASSPPHSRRSRSPPASHDASSPHRRSNRSSPARHHSRGRERSRGERERTPPPRHDHRDDSRSKREKERDDYDSEVLSSRDEREARERRDGRERGREATRDSRDSREAKDSRDGKAETRSSRESLERRDRERDKERGREKERERSDAYRKEEPAADDRAYGRGHGRDDGGRTDGRTESKSDRAERNGRGRGRADAASDKGSNRNSRSSQLDSGYDNWESRSSAARDRSADRSAADRTSDRDRYESDRRDHARDSSYDRRGGHGEREHRDARERGSPNRYQRRSEESERDERRTDRGEDRRDDRTRERDRERDREREREKEKEREREREKEREREREKEREKEREAERERAREREREREREREREREREREEREREREREEREREREREERERERERKEREREREQRERERQREWEERERGREERRERRDDSRDDRTVRDDRKMSRKRLRVESSPSPQPLPKRTARDFSPADSDGYNSGEDKNGDKHRLLSQVVRPQDRLSRSPPRTASSEKGAYWKEEDRRGAGEKREARSRHDEVESRADRGRGGERRGEYLPDVPSDSRSRGREQREPTPPPPPAALPAGSEDRDAAGSQTHEEGKKKTKTQRKGLKKGRKDEEVAGVPALAPAAGRFNPEPPGSAPADAPPPLLSPRKGAKKKGHERKRKRSSGGESDVSQEEAPVQPPHSKRKRGPRTPPPSMRPDRHGAAVNAERSPPPKANNFSDWSDEEEAERGGPVDTQPPPPPVERTPSEPLRRAVGHRLGRDRGNAPPIAPLLSPDPPMLLQTLTPQPLMSQPLLRKPPPQEVRSGSMGSAQSRVSSRRPRSPSNDSAHLDDPQVPRLRRGRLQGSNSRDRDRERERERERDLERERAMLGEPPGGERKSRIDQLRRGEPSRSTSSDRQDSRSHSSRRSSPDSERQGRSRSRAGSYDSRERERDREPFERERERDRKDFRPQPSQQPPPLHLQQPVQPQRDWEPEPRDWPGRGRDPILMRPGREPLLRGERDMRERERLLPEGLIQQHERERDRERDRERGADRDRGLLDPPAHGDPRAPGRGDARGDARGDLLRQDRGDFEPLLPREAFSPPEAEKPGNAHHVAGEQRELEKTESIDEEDDGKDEEQSVASVGEEYEPISDDELDEILADSQKKEDQQEDEKTTGPLDVIDVDWSSLMPKQKQEPRAAGAALLRFTPGAVLLRAGISKRLAGPELLEQVKEVCKSELDDPKDADKLFEHDLGALNMAALNRRVERAGLLSNLGPCCKALCARRDFAIRRQLLKNEKGQTKQEPTTPVVDNELLQMSIRLFRRTMAGQASAPESSESGPAPAADVADAGISKLSTAQPEVCVS; this is translated from the exons ATGTCCAAGATCAGGCGGAAGGTGACAGTGGAGAATTCAAAAACTATATCGGACAgcgggagcagcagcagcaccacgACCAGCACCACCGCCAACCCCGCCGCCCCCTCTCGTCGGCCCAGCGTGTTTGAGAGACTCGGTCCCAGCACTGGGAGTAATGCTGCTGAT AGTCACTGCAGAAATTGGCTGAAGACCGGTACCTGCAGTTACGGCAACACTTGCCGCTACACACATGGAACTCAGCCGCGGAGCAAAGGATTCACCTTCAGCCG GACAGCCGAGAGGCCCACAGGTGATCTGCGGGAGAGGATGAAGAATAAAAGACAGGATGTCGACCCGGAAAACCTGAAGCGAGACCTAGACGAGCCCACATCCCCCACAGTAAGA CAGAGAGATTCCTCTAGAGGGCGACACAGAGAGAAGGAAGACATAAAGATCACAAAGGAGCGAACCCCGGCCAGCGAAGAAGAGCCCGCAGAGTGGGAAGCTAACCGTGAAG ATTCTGATATCGGCGACTACGACTACGAGTTATCCCTCGAGATGAAGCGGCAGAAGATTCAGCGAGAACTgttgaagctggagcaggagaaccTGGACAAGAGGGACGACATCGTCATCAAGAAAGACGAGACCCCCAACAAAACCAGAGGCGCCGTCTTGCCGAAG GTCTCCGGCGAGCTGTTAAGCTCCAAAGATTCGCCCACGGCCAGGAAGACCGCCGCCTCCCCGAAACACAAGAGCGGAGCCAAAGGGGCAGGCTCTggaaagaaggagaagaagtcATCAGTGGCCTTAGCTGTCTCAGAAACAACCAG AGCGACTAAAGCAGGGCACAGCAAGAAGAAGGGGCCCCGTACGCCGAGTCCCCCTCCGCCCGTCCCTCTGGACCTTCCTGTGGTCGGGAAGAAGCACAAaggcaaacacaaaaacaaggaGAAGACCGAGGAGAAGCTGAAGGAGGGCAAAGACCGGGGCAGAGACACggaaaaacacaaagagaagAAGGAGAAACGCAG GGATCGCTCAGACAGTTCCCACAAGGCCAAGCGGTCGCTGGCGTCAGAGGATCACTCGGGCAGCGCGTCTTCTCCATCCAGGGACGCTTCGCCTCCAGTGAGGAAGAAGTCGGCCTCTCCCAAGGTTTCCTCCCATAAAGCCTCCTCCCTGGCCTTCCCCTCTCAAAG GTCTCCTTCCCCGCTTCGCCACCAGCGCAGCCCCTCTCCTCCTCGTCATCACTCCCCCTCCTCCCACTCGGGCTCCTCCGCCCACCGCCACTCCCCCTCCCCTCGGCGGCGCCGCTCGTCGTCCTCCAACTACCGGCGGAGCTCCGCGGCACAGGCCGCCGCCTCCTCGCCCCCGCACTCCCGCCGCTCCCGCTCGCCCCCCGCCTCCCACGACGCCTCCTCGCCGCACCGGCGCTCCAACAGGTCCAGCCCCGCCCGCCACCACTCCAGGGGCCGAGAGAGGAGCCGCGGGGAGCGGGAACGGACCCCGCCTCCCAGACACGACCACAGAGACG ACAGCCGCAGCAAACGGGAGAAGGAGCGCGACGACTACGACTCCGAGGTCCTCTCCTCCCGGGACGAGCGGGAGGCCCGCGAGCGACGGGACGGCCGCGAGCGCGGGAGGGAGGCGACCCGCGACAGCCGGGACAGCAGGGAGGCGAAGGACTCCAGAGACGGCAAGGCGGAGACCCGCTCCAGCCGCGAGTCGCTGGAGCGCCGCGACCGCGAACGCGACAAGGAGCGGGGCCGGGAGAAGGAGCGGGAGAGGAGCGACGCCTACAGGAAGGAGGAGCCAGCCGCGGACGACAGGGCCTACGGAAGAGGTCACGGACGGGACGACGGAGGCCGGACGGACGGGAGGACGGAGAGCAAGTCGGACCGAGCCGAGAGGAACGGCAGAGGGAGGGGCCGCGCCGACGCCGCCTCAGATAAAG GCTCCAACAGGAACTCCCGCAGCTCCCAGCTGGACAGCGGCTACGACAACTGGGAGTCGCGGAGCAGCGCGGCCCGAGACCGGAGCGCGGATCGGAGCGCCGCCGACAGGACGTCCGATCGCGACCGCTACGAGAGCGACAGAAGAGACCACGCCAGGGACTCCTCCTACGACAGGAGGGGAGGCCACGGAGAGCGGGAGCACAGAGACGCCCGAGAGAGAG gttctCCAAACAGATATCAGAGGCGGTCCGAGGAGTCTGAGAGGGACGAGCGGAGGACGGACCGAGGGGAGGACAGACGGGACGACCGGACCCGCGAGAGGGACCGGGAAAGAGACAGGGAGcgggagagagagaaggagaaggagcgggagagggaaagagagaaggagcgggagagggagagagagaaggagcgGGAGAAGGAGAGGGAGGCAGAGAGGGAGCGGGCCAGGGAGAGGGAAAGGGAACGGGAGCGAGAGAGGGagcgggagagagagagggagagggaggaacGGGAGCGCGAGAGGGAGCGAGAGGAgcgggagagggagagagagagggaagagagggagagggagagggaacggaaggaaagggagagagagagggagcagaGGGAGCGGGAGAGGCAGCGAGAGTGGGAGgagcgagagagagggagggaggagaggcGGGAGAGGAGAGATGACAGCAGGGATGACCGGACGGTTCGAGACGATCGCAAGATGAG CCGTAAGAGGCTCCGGGTGGAGAGCAGTCCGAGCCCGCAGCCCTTGCCTAAGCGGACGGCGCGGGACTTCAGCCCGGCGGACAGCGACGGCTACAACAGCGGCGAGGACAAAA ATGGGGATAAGCACCGCCTGCTTAGCCAAGTGGTGAGGCCCCAGGATCGCTTGTCACGGTCGCCTCCTCGCACCGCATCGAGCGAGAAAGGTGCTTACTGGAAAGAGGAGGACCGCAGGGGAGCCGGGGAGAAGCGGGAGGCACGCAGCCGCCATGATGAAGTGGAGTCACGTGCCGATCGAGGCAGAGGAGGCGAGAGGCGTGGAGAATACCTCCCGGACGTTCCCTCCGACTCTCGCAGCAGAGGCCGGGAGCAGCGGGAACCCACTCCCCCACCTCCCCCTGCGGCGCTCCCCGCCGGCAGCGAAGACAGAGACGCCGCCGGGTCCCAGACGCACGAGGAGGGCAAGAAGAAGACCAAGACGCAGAGGAAGGGTTTGAAAAAAGGCCGCAAGGACGAGGAGGTCGCCGGAGTCCCCGCTTTGGCCCCCGCAGCGGGGCGGTTCAACCCGGAGCCCCCGGGTAGCGCGCCTGCCGACGCGCCTCCGCCTCTGCTCTCGCCGAGAAAGGGAGCCAAGAAGAAGGGACACGAGCGCAAGAGGAAGAGGTCGTCAGGGGGGGAGTCGGACGTGTCTCAGGAGGAGGCGCCCGTCCAGCCGCCTCACAGTAAGAGGAAGAGAGGTCCCCGCACCCCGCCGCCCTCCATGAGGCCGGATCGCCACGGTGCTGCGGTGAACGCCGAGCGCTCCCCTCCTCCCAAAGCAAACAATTTCAGCGACTGGTCCGacgaggaggaggcggagcgAGGAGGTCCGGTGGACACGCAGCCTCCTCCGCCTCCCGTTGAGAGGACTCCGTCTGAGCCTCTCAGGAGAGCCGTTGGGCACCGGCTGGGCAGAGACAGGGGCAACGCCCCCCCCATAGCCCcgctcctgtccccggacccCCCGATGCTGCTTCAGACTCTGACGCCACAGCCGCTCATGTCCCAGCCGCTCCTCCGGAAGCCCCCGCCGCAGGAGGTGCGCAGCGGCAGCATGGGGAGCGCCCAGAGCCGGGTGTCGTCCCGCCGCCCGCGCTCCCCCTCCAACGACTCCGCCCACCTGGACGACCCCCAGGTGCCACGCCTGCGCCGCGGCCGGCTCCAGGGCTCCAACTCAAGAGACCGGGACCGAGAGAGGGAgcgggagagggagagagacctGGAGCGGGAGAGGGCGATGCTGGGCGAGCCTCCCGGCGGCGAGAGGAAGTCCCGCATCGATCAGCTGCGGAGAGGAGAGCCCAGCCGCAGCACGTCGTCAG ACCGCCAAGACTCGCGCAGCCACAGCTCCAGACGCAGCTCCCCGGATTCAGAGAGGCAGGGCAGGTCCAGGTCGCGGGCCGGCTCCTACGACAGCCGGGAGCGGGAGAGGGACAGGGAGCCGTTCGAGCGGGAGAGGGAGCGGGATCGCAAGGACTTCCGCCCCCAGCCGAGCCagcagccgccgccgctgcaCCTCCAGCAGCCCGTGCAGCCGCAGCGAGACTGGGAGCCGGAGCCCAGGGACTGGCCCGGCAGGGGGCGGGACCCCATCCTCATGCGTCCTGGCCGGGAGCCGCTCCTGAGAGGCGAGAGGGACATGAGGGAGCGGGAGCGCCTGCTGCCGGAGGGGCTCATCCAGCAGCACGAGCGGGAGCGAGACAGGGAGCGGGACAGGGAGCGAGGCGCCGATCGAGACAGGGGACTCCTGGACCCGCCCGCGCACGGCGACCCGAGAGCGCCGGGGCGCGGCGACGCGAGAGGAGACGCGCGGGGCGACCTGCTGAGGCAGGACAGGGGCGACTTTGAGCCTCTGCTCCCGAGAGAAGCCTTCAGCCCTCCTGAAGCAGAGAAACCAGGCAACGCTCATCATGTGGCTGGAGAGCAGCGTGAGCTGGAGAAGACCGAAAGCATCGACG AGGAGGATGATGGGAAAGATGAGGAGCAGTCGGTGGCGTCTGTCGGCGAGGAGTACGAGCCCATCAGCGACGACGAGCTGGATGAGATTCTGGCCGACAGTCAGAAGAAGGAGGACCAGCAGGAGGATGAGAAAACTACAG GCCCCCTGGACGTGATCGACGTGGACTGGTCCAGCTTGATGCCCAAGCAGAAGCAGGAGCCCCGTGCGGCGGGGGCAGCTCTGCTGCGCTTCACCCCAGGCGCCGTGCTGCTGAGGGCGGGCATTTCCAAGCGCCTCGCAGGCCCTGAGCTCCTGGAGCAAGTCAAGGAGGTGTGCAAGTCGGAGCTGGACGATCCCAAAG ATGCTGATAAGCTCTTTGAGCATGACCTTGGGGCCCTAAACATGGCCGCCCTGAACAGGCGGGTGGAGAGGGCCGGCTTACTGAGCAACCTCGGCCCCTGCTGTAAGGCGCTGTGTGCCCGCCGGGACTTTGCCATTCGCCGGCAGCTGTTAAAGAACGAAAAA gGTCAAACCAAGCAGGAGCCCACTACGCCGGTGGTAGACAACGAGCTGCTCCAGATGAGCATCCGTCTCTTCAGAAGGACCATGGCCGGCCAGGCCTCGGCCCCGGAGAGCTCTGAGAGCGGGCCGGCACCAGCAGCGGACGTTGCAGACGCTGGTATTAGCAAGCTGAGCACAGCCCAGCCAGAGGTGTGCGTGTCCTGA
- the zc3h13 gene encoding zinc finger CCCH domain-containing protein 13 isoform X1: MSKIRRKVTVENSKTISDSGSSSSTTTSTTANPAAPSRRPSVFERLGPSTGSNAADSHCRNWLKTGTCSYGNTCRYTHGTQPRSKGFTFSRTAERPTGDLRERMKNKRQDVDPENLKRDLDEPTSPTVRQRDSSRGRHREKEDIKITKERTPASEEEPAEWEANREDSDIGDYDYELSLEMKRQKIQRELLKLEQENLDKRDDIVIKKDETPNKTRGAVLPKVRNARGASSKVRRHSLVAALQPDVSSVPQVSGELLSSKDSPTARKTAASPKHKSGAKGAGSGKKEKKSSVALAVSETTRATKAGHSKKKGPRTPSPPPPVPLDLPVVGKKHKGKHKNKEKTEEKLKEGKDRGRDTEKHKEKKEKRRDRSDSSHKAKRSLASEDHSGSASSPSRDASPPVRKKSASPKVSSHKASSLAFPSQRSPSPLRHQRSPSPPRHHSPSSHSGSSAHRHSPSPRRRRSSSSNYRRSSAAQAAASSPPHSRRSRSPPASHDASSPHRRSNRSSPARHHSRGRERSRGERERTPPPRHDHRDDSRSKREKERDDYDSEVLSSRDEREARERRDGRERGREATRDSRDSREAKDSRDGKAETRSSRESLERRDRERDKERGREKERERSDAYRKEEPAADDRAYGRGHGRDDGGRTDGRTESKSDRAERNGRGRGRADAASDKGSNRNSRSSQLDSGYDNWESRSSAARDRSADRSAADRTSDRDRYESDRRDHARDSSYDRRGGHGEREHRDARERGSPNRYQRRSEESERDERRTDRGEDRRDDRTRERDRERDREREREKEKEREREREKEREREREKEREKEREAERERAREREREREREREREREREREEREREREREEREREREREERERERERKEREREREQRERERQREWEERERGREERRERRDDSRDDRTVRDDRKMSRKRLRVESSPSPQPLPKRTARDFSPADSDGYNSGEDKNGDKHRLLSQVVRPQDRLSRSPPRTASSEKGAYWKEEDRRGAGEKREARSRHDEVESRADRGRGGERRGEYLPDVPSDSRSRGREQREPTPPPPPAALPAGSEDRDAAGSQTHEEGKKKTKTQRKGLKKGRKDEEVAGVPALAPAAGRFNPEPPGSAPADAPPPLLSPRKGAKKKGHERKRKRSSGGESDVSQEEAPVQPPHSKRKRGPRTPPPSMRPDRHGAAVNAERSPPPKANNFSDWSDEEEAERGGPVDTQPPPPPVERTPSEPLRRAVGHRLGRDRGNAPPIAPLLSPDPPMLLQTLTPQPLMSQPLLRKPPPQEVRSGSMGSAQSRVSSRRPRSPSNDSAHLDDPQVPRLRRGRLQGSNSRDRDRERERERERDLERERAMLGEPPGGERKSRIDQLRRGEPSRSTSSDRQDSRSHSSRRSSPDSERQGRSRSRAGSYDSRERERDREPFERERERDRKDFRPQPSQQPPPLHLQQPVQPQRDWEPEPRDWPGRGRDPILMRPGREPLLRGERDMRERERLLPEGLIQQHERERDRERDRERGADRDRGLLDPPAHGDPRAPGRGDARGDARGDLLRQDRGDFEPLLPREAFSPPEAEKPGNAHHVAGEQRELEKTESIDEEDDGKDEEQSVASVGEEYEPISDDELDEILADSQKKEDQQEDEKTTGPLDVIDVDWSSLMPKQKQEPRAAGAALLRFTPGAVLLRAGISKRLAGPELLEQVKEVCKSELDDPKDADKLFEHDLGALNMAALNRRVERAGLLSNLGPCCKALCARRDFAIRRQLLKNEKGQTKQEPTTPVVDNELLQMSIRLFRRTMAGQASAPESSESGPAPAADVADAGISKLSTAQPEVCVS; this comes from the exons ATGTCCAAGATCAGGCGGAAGGTGACAGTGGAGAATTCAAAAACTATATCGGACAgcgggagcagcagcagcaccacgACCAGCACCACCGCCAACCCCGCCGCCCCCTCTCGTCGGCCCAGCGTGTTTGAGAGACTCGGTCCCAGCACTGGGAGTAATGCTGCTGAT AGTCACTGCAGAAATTGGCTGAAGACCGGTACCTGCAGTTACGGCAACACTTGCCGCTACACACATGGAACTCAGCCGCGGAGCAAAGGATTCACCTTCAGCCG GACAGCCGAGAGGCCCACAGGTGATCTGCGGGAGAGGATGAAGAATAAAAGACAGGATGTCGACCCGGAAAACCTGAAGCGAGACCTAGACGAGCCCACATCCCCCACAGTAAGA CAGAGAGATTCCTCTAGAGGGCGACACAGAGAGAAGGAAGACATAAAGATCACAAAGGAGCGAACCCCGGCCAGCGAAGAAGAGCCCGCAGAGTGGGAAGCTAACCGTGAAG ATTCTGATATCGGCGACTACGACTACGAGTTATCCCTCGAGATGAAGCGGCAGAAGATTCAGCGAGAACTgttgaagctggagcaggagaaccTGGACAAGAGGGACGACATCGTCATCAAGAAAGACGAGACCCCCAACAAAACCAGAGGCGCCGTCTTGCCGAAGGTAAGGAACGCACGGGGCGCGTCCTCGAAAGTCCGCCGCCACTCGCTCGTCGCCGCGCTTCAACCCGATGTCTCCTCCGTCCCTCAGGTCTCCGGCGAGCTGTTAAGCTCCAAAGATTCGCCCACGGCCAGGAAGACCGCCGCCTCCCCGAAACACAAGAGCGGAGCCAAAGGGGCAGGCTCTggaaagaaggagaagaagtcATCAGTGGCCTTAGCTGTCTCAGAAACAACCAG AGCGACTAAAGCAGGGCACAGCAAGAAGAAGGGGCCCCGTACGCCGAGTCCCCCTCCGCCCGTCCCTCTGGACCTTCCTGTGGTCGGGAAGAAGCACAAaggcaaacacaaaaacaaggaGAAGACCGAGGAGAAGCTGAAGGAGGGCAAAGACCGGGGCAGAGACACggaaaaacacaaagagaagAAGGAGAAACGCAG GGATCGCTCAGACAGTTCCCACAAGGCCAAGCGGTCGCTGGCGTCAGAGGATCACTCGGGCAGCGCGTCTTCTCCATCCAGGGACGCTTCGCCTCCAGTGAGGAAGAAGTCGGCCTCTCCCAAGGTTTCCTCCCATAAAGCCTCCTCCCTGGCCTTCCCCTCTCAAAG GTCTCCTTCCCCGCTTCGCCACCAGCGCAGCCCCTCTCCTCCTCGTCATCACTCCCCCTCCTCCCACTCGGGCTCCTCCGCCCACCGCCACTCCCCCTCCCCTCGGCGGCGCCGCTCGTCGTCCTCCAACTACCGGCGGAGCTCCGCGGCACAGGCCGCCGCCTCCTCGCCCCCGCACTCCCGCCGCTCCCGCTCGCCCCCCGCCTCCCACGACGCCTCCTCGCCGCACCGGCGCTCCAACAGGTCCAGCCCCGCCCGCCACCACTCCAGGGGCCGAGAGAGGAGCCGCGGGGAGCGGGAACGGACCCCGCCTCCCAGACACGACCACAGAGACG ACAGCCGCAGCAAACGGGAGAAGGAGCGCGACGACTACGACTCCGAGGTCCTCTCCTCCCGGGACGAGCGGGAGGCCCGCGAGCGACGGGACGGCCGCGAGCGCGGGAGGGAGGCGACCCGCGACAGCCGGGACAGCAGGGAGGCGAAGGACTCCAGAGACGGCAAGGCGGAGACCCGCTCCAGCCGCGAGTCGCTGGAGCGCCGCGACCGCGAACGCGACAAGGAGCGGGGCCGGGAGAAGGAGCGGGAGAGGAGCGACGCCTACAGGAAGGAGGAGCCAGCCGCGGACGACAGGGCCTACGGAAGAGGTCACGGACGGGACGACGGAGGCCGGACGGACGGGAGGACGGAGAGCAAGTCGGACCGAGCCGAGAGGAACGGCAGAGGGAGGGGCCGCGCCGACGCCGCCTCAGATAAAG GCTCCAACAGGAACTCCCGCAGCTCCCAGCTGGACAGCGGCTACGACAACTGGGAGTCGCGGAGCAGCGCGGCCCGAGACCGGAGCGCGGATCGGAGCGCCGCCGACAGGACGTCCGATCGCGACCGCTACGAGAGCGACAGAAGAGACCACGCCAGGGACTCCTCCTACGACAGGAGGGGAGGCCACGGAGAGCGGGAGCACAGAGACGCCCGAGAGAGAG gttctCCAAACAGATATCAGAGGCGGTCCGAGGAGTCTGAGAGGGACGAGCGGAGGACGGACCGAGGGGAGGACAGACGGGACGACCGGACCCGCGAGAGGGACCGGGAAAGAGACAGGGAGcgggagagagagaaggagaaggagcgggagagggaaagagagaaggagcgggagagggagagagagaaggagcgGGAGAAGGAGAGGGAGGCAGAGAGGGAGCGGGCCAGGGAGAGGGAAAGGGAACGGGAGCGAGAGAGGGagcgggagagagagagggagagggaggaacGGGAGCGCGAGAGGGAGCGAGAGGAgcgggagagggagagagagagggaagagagggagagggagagggaacggaaggaaagggagagagagagggagcagaGGGAGCGGGAGAGGCAGCGAGAGTGGGAGgagcgagagagagggagggaggagaggcGGGAGAGGAGAGATGACAGCAGGGATGACCGGACGGTTCGAGACGATCGCAAGATGAG CCGTAAGAGGCTCCGGGTGGAGAGCAGTCCGAGCCCGCAGCCCTTGCCTAAGCGGACGGCGCGGGACTTCAGCCCGGCGGACAGCGACGGCTACAACAGCGGCGAGGACAAAA ATGGGGATAAGCACCGCCTGCTTAGCCAAGTGGTGAGGCCCCAGGATCGCTTGTCACGGTCGCCTCCTCGCACCGCATCGAGCGAGAAAGGTGCTTACTGGAAAGAGGAGGACCGCAGGGGAGCCGGGGAGAAGCGGGAGGCACGCAGCCGCCATGATGAAGTGGAGTCACGTGCCGATCGAGGCAGAGGAGGCGAGAGGCGTGGAGAATACCTCCCGGACGTTCCCTCCGACTCTCGCAGCAGAGGCCGGGAGCAGCGGGAACCCACTCCCCCACCTCCCCCTGCGGCGCTCCCCGCCGGCAGCGAAGACAGAGACGCCGCCGGGTCCCAGACGCACGAGGAGGGCAAGAAGAAGACCAAGACGCAGAGGAAGGGTTTGAAAAAAGGCCGCAAGGACGAGGAGGTCGCCGGAGTCCCCGCTTTGGCCCCCGCAGCGGGGCGGTTCAACCCGGAGCCCCCGGGTAGCGCGCCTGCCGACGCGCCTCCGCCTCTGCTCTCGCCGAGAAAGGGAGCCAAGAAGAAGGGACACGAGCGCAAGAGGAAGAGGTCGTCAGGGGGGGAGTCGGACGTGTCTCAGGAGGAGGCGCCCGTCCAGCCGCCTCACAGTAAGAGGAAGAGAGGTCCCCGCACCCCGCCGCCCTCCATGAGGCCGGATCGCCACGGTGCTGCGGTGAACGCCGAGCGCTCCCCTCCTCCCAAAGCAAACAATTTCAGCGACTGGTCCGacgaggaggaggcggagcgAGGAGGTCCGGTGGACACGCAGCCTCCTCCGCCTCCCGTTGAGAGGACTCCGTCTGAGCCTCTCAGGAGAGCCGTTGGGCACCGGCTGGGCAGAGACAGGGGCAACGCCCCCCCCATAGCCCcgctcctgtccccggacccCCCGATGCTGCTTCAGACTCTGACGCCACAGCCGCTCATGTCCCAGCCGCTCCTCCGGAAGCCCCCGCCGCAGGAGGTGCGCAGCGGCAGCATGGGGAGCGCCCAGAGCCGGGTGTCGTCCCGCCGCCCGCGCTCCCCCTCCAACGACTCCGCCCACCTGGACGACCCCCAGGTGCCACGCCTGCGCCGCGGCCGGCTCCAGGGCTCCAACTCAAGAGACCGGGACCGAGAGAGGGAgcgggagagggagagagacctGGAGCGGGAGAGGGCGATGCTGGGCGAGCCTCCCGGCGGCGAGAGGAAGTCCCGCATCGATCAGCTGCGGAGAGGAGAGCCCAGCCGCAGCACGTCGTCAG ACCGCCAAGACTCGCGCAGCCACAGCTCCAGACGCAGCTCCCCGGATTCAGAGAGGCAGGGCAGGTCCAGGTCGCGGGCCGGCTCCTACGACAGCCGGGAGCGGGAGAGGGACAGGGAGCCGTTCGAGCGGGAGAGGGAGCGGGATCGCAAGGACTTCCGCCCCCAGCCGAGCCagcagccgccgccgctgcaCCTCCAGCAGCCCGTGCAGCCGCAGCGAGACTGGGAGCCGGAGCCCAGGGACTGGCCCGGCAGGGGGCGGGACCCCATCCTCATGCGTCCTGGCCGGGAGCCGCTCCTGAGAGGCGAGAGGGACATGAGGGAGCGGGAGCGCCTGCTGCCGGAGGGGCTCATCCAGCAGCACGAGCGGGAGCGAGACAGGGAGCGGGACAGGGAGCGAGGCGCCGATCGAGACAGGGGACTCCTGGACCCGCCCGCGCACGGCGACCCGAGAGCGCCGGGGCGCGGCGACGCGAGAGGAGACGCGCGGGGCGACCTGCTGAGGCAGGACAGGGGCGACTTTGAGCCTCTGCTCCCGAGAGAAGCCTTCAGCCCTCCTGAAGCAGAGAAACCAGGCAACGCTCATCATGTGGCTGGAGAGCAGCGTGAGCTGGAGAAGACCGAAAGCATCGACG AGGAGGATGATGGGAAAGATGAGGAGCAGTCGGTGGCGTCTGTCGGCGAGGAGTACGAGCCCATCAGCGACGACGAGCTGGATGAGATTCTGGCCGACAGTCAGAAGAAGGAGGACCAGCAGGAGGATGAGAAAACTACAG GCCCCCTGGACGTGATCGACGTGGACTGGTCCAGCTTGATGCCCAAGCAGAAGCAGGAGCCCCGTGCGGCGGGGGCAGCTCTGCTGCGCTTCACCCCAGGCGCCGTGCTGCTGAGGGCGGGCATTTCCAAGCGCCTCGCAGGCCCTGAGCTCCTGGAGCAAGTCAAGGAGGTGTGCAAGTCGGAGCTGGACGATCCCAAAG ATGCTGATAAGCTCTTTGAGCATGACCTTGGGGCCCTAAACATGGCCGCCCTGAACAGGCGGGTGGAGAGGGCCGGCTTACTGAGCAACCTCGGCCCCTGCTGTAAGGCGCTGTGTGCCCGCCGGGACTTTGCCATTCGCCGGCAGCTGTTAAAGAACGAAAAA gGTCAAACCAAGCAGGAGCCCACTACGCCGGTGGTAGACAACGAGCTGCTCCAGATGAGCATCCGTCTCTTCAGAAGGACCATGGCCGGCCAGGCCTCGGCCCCGGAGAGCTCTGAGAGCGGGCCGGCACCAGCAGCGGACGTTGCAGACGCTGGTATTAGCAAGCTGAGCACAGCCCAGCCAGAGGTGTGCGTGTCCTGA